The genomic DNA TTCAGTTTCTCGTACGGGTTTTCGATGTTGTAGCGACGCATCACGGTCTGGATCGGCTCAGCCAGGACTTCCCAGCACGCGTCCAGGTCAGCGGCAATTTTCTGCTCGTTGAGCTCCAGCTTGCTGATGCCTTTGAGGCTGGCTTCGTACGCGATCACGCTGTGCGCGAAGCCCACGCCCAGGTTGCGCAGTACGGTGGAGTCGGTCAGGTCGCGCTGCCAGCGGGAGATCGGCAACTTGCTGGCCAAGTGCTGGAACAGCGCGTTGGCGATGCCGAGGTTGCCTTCGGAGTTTTCGAAGTCGATCGGGTTGACCTTGTGCGGCATGGTCGACGAACCGATTTCACCGGCGATGGTGCGCTGCTTGAAGTAGCCCAGGGAGATGTAGCCCCAGATATCACGATCGAAGTCGATCAGGATGGTGTTGAAGCGCGCAATGGCGTCGAACAGCTCCGCGATGTAGTCGTGGGGTTCGATCTGCGTGGTGTACGGGTTGAAGCCCAGGCCCAGCTCGTCTTCGATGAATGCGCGGGCGTTGGCTTCCCAGTCGATCTCGGGGTAGGCCGACAGGTGGGCGTTGTAGTTGCCCACGGCGCCGTTGATCTTGCCCAGCAGTGGTACGGCGGCGACTTGAGCGATCTGACGCTCCAGGCGGTACACCACGTTGGCCAGTTCTTTGCCCAGGGTGGTCGGCGAGGCCGGCTGGCCGTGGGTGCGCGACAGCATCGGCACGTCGGCGAAACGGATGGCCAGTTCGCGGATGGCGTTGGCGGTCTGGCGCATCAGCGGCAGCATCACGTCATCACGGCCTTCGCGCAGCATCAGGGCGTGGG from Pseudomonas tolaasii NCPPB 2192 includes the following:
- the purB gene encoding adenylosuccinate lyase is translated as MQLSSLTAVSPVDGRYAGKTQALRPIFSEYGLIRARVLVEVRWLQRLAAHPAISEVPAFSAEANAVLNTLAENFSLEHAERVKEIERTTNHDVKAIEYLLKEQAAKLPELAQVSEFIHFACTSEDINNLSHALMLREGRDDVMLPLMRQTANAIRELAIRFADVPMLSRTHGQPASPTTLGKELANVVYRLERQIAQVAAVPLLGKINGAVGNYNAHLSAYPEIDWEANARAFIEDELGLGFNPYTTQIEPHDYIAELFDAIARFNTILIDFDRDIWGYISLGYFKQRTIAGEIGSSTMPHKVNPIDFENSEGNLGIANALFQHLASKLPISRWQRDLTDSTVLRNLGVGFAHSVIAYEASLKGISKLELNEQKIAADLDACWEVLAEPIQTVMRRYNIENPYEKLKELTRGKGISPEALQTFIDGLDMPAAAKAELKLLTPANYIGNAVEQAKRI